One genomic window of Solanum dulcamara chromosome 10, daSolDulc1.2, whole genome shotgun sequence includes the following:
- the LOC129871242 gene encoding uncharacterized protein LOC129871242, producing the protein MALSSFVPALSSPPPCTTAMLNRSGSPSSTSSSLPSCSVLLTCSISQPPQTVAFMPFLRPTSLCYSRRSSQIVRMAPEEEKKTQRSPLDFPIEWERPKPGRRPDIFPQFSPMKTPLPLPMPGDPPEEEEEEEEKKEEEGEEEEEKEEEKDPEKEDPIKPEQ; encoded by the exons ATGGCGTTATCGTCCTTCGTGCCGGCATTATCTTCTCCGCCGCCATGTACGACGGCTATGTTAAACCGCTCCGGTTCTCCTTCTTCAACATCGTCGTCGTTACCTTCGTGCAGTGTCCTGCTTACCTGCTCAATCTCTCAGCCGCCACAAACCGTTGCTTTTATGCCGTTTCTGAGACCGACTTCTCTGTGTTATTCTAGACGGAGTTCACAAATCGTGCGTATGGCGccggaagaagagaagaagactCAACGCTCTCCTCTCGACTTCCCTATC GAATGGGAAAGACCCAAGCCTGGACGAAGACCAGATATCTTTCCTCAATTCAGCCCCATGAAAACTCCCTTGCCACTTCCTATGCCGGGTGATCCTccagaagaggaggaggaagaagaagaaaagaaagaggaagagggagaagaagaggaagagaaggaGGAAGAGAAAGATCCTGAAAAAGAAGATCCAATTAAACCAGAGCAGTAG